The following coding sequences lie in one Timaviella obliquedivisa GSE-PSE-MK23-08B genomic window:
- a CDS encoding HNH endonuclease → MNSESKDLKELFDLADRVGRRRYHRLTQQDFEDYRKYDYWRCVNGDGECGSTRQSKDWIDENSDWNCPICEQRYADRGGRTIDHKLPRSQYPWLSMNFENLWVICQMCNEEKGEMHWYEYEHYVFIHSPKLYSNVQAARPSLLLKSLKS, encoded by the coding sequence ATGAATTCTGAAAGTAAGGATTTAAAAGAGTTGTTTGATCTGGCAGATCGGGTTGGTAGAAGGCGATATCACAGGCTCACACAGCAAGATTTTGAAGACTATAGAAAATATGATTACTGGCGATGCGTTAATGGAGATGGTGAGTGTGGATCGACTCGACAGAGTAAAGATTGGATAGACGAAAATTCTGATTGGAACTGTCCCATTTGTGAACAGCGATATGCTGACCGGGGAGGAAGAACGATCGATCATAAACTGCCGCGATCGCAATATCCTTGGCTATCGATGAATTTTGAGAATTTATGGGTGATTTGCCAAATGTGTAACGAAGAAAAGGGTGAAATGCATTGGTATGAATATGAACATTATGTGTTTATTCATAGTCCTAAGCTTTACTCCAATGTGCAGGCTGCTCGTCCTAGCCTTCTGCTAAAGTCTCTTAAAAGTTAA
- a CDS encoding DUF86 domain-containing protein, whose protein sequence is MDWQRIASLRNIMIHRYEEVDQDILWAIAGSELSPLLSQLEPLLAPLPEA, encoded by the coding sequence ATCGATTGGCAGCGAATTGCCAGCCTACGCAATATTATGATCCATCGATATGAGGAGGTCGATCAAGATATTTTGTGGGCGATCGCTGGCTCAGAACTATCTCCTCTACTAAGTCAGCTAGAACCCCTATTGGCTCCATTACCTGAAGCATAA
- a CDS encoding glycoside hydrolase family 57 protein: MSIGYLALVLHAHLPFVRHPESDFVLEEEWLFEAITETYIPLLQVFEELKRDGIDFKMTMSMTPPLVSMLRDPLLQERYDHHLTQLQKLMELEVEHNSQNAHLRYLSEYYATEFNKVRQTWERYDRDLVAAFKQFLDSNNLEIITCGATHGYLPLMKMYPQAVWAQIQVACEHYEQSFGRPPKGIWLPECAYFEGLERMLADAGLRYFLTDGHGILYARPRPRFGSYAPIYTECGVAAFGRDHESSQQVWSSEVGYPGASEYREFYRDLGWDAEYEYIRPYIMPNGQRKNTGVKYHKITGKGLGLSEKSLYDPYWAKEKAAEHAGNFMYNRVQQVEHLHNMMQRPPIIVSPYDAELFGHWWYEGPWFIDYLFRKTWHDQNTYAMTHLADYLQAYPTQQVCRPSQSSWGFRGFHEYWLNETNAWIYPHLHKAAERMIELSKREPEDELEWRSLNQAARELLLAQSSDWAFIMRTGTMVPYAVRRTKSHLQRFNKIRDDILAGKIDSGWLEKVEAIDNIFPEINYRVYRPL, from the coding sequence ATGAGTATTGGATATCTTGCCCTCGTATTACACGCCCATCTACCCTTTGTAAGGCATCCAGAGAGTGATTTCGTTTTAGAGGAGGAGTGGCTGTTTGAGGCAATTACAGAAACGTATATCCCCTTGCTTCAGGTCTTTGAGGAACTAAAGCGGGATGGGATTGATTTCAAGATGACCATGAGTATGACACCGCCGTTGGTGTCGATGCTGCGAGATCCCTTACTACAAGAACGTTACGATCATCACCTCACTCAACTACAAAAACTAATGGAGCTGGAGGTAGAACATAATAGCCAAAATGCTCACCTCCGGTATCTTTCTGAGTATTACGCAACAGAGTTTAACAAGGTTCGCCAAACTTGGGAGCGTTATGACCGTGATTTAGTGGCAGCTTTCAAACAATTTCTTGACAGTAACAACTTAGAAATTATTACCTGTGGGGCAACCCACGGTTATTTGCCATTGATGAAAATGTATCCACAAGCCGTGTGGGCACAGATCCAGGTGGCATGTGAGCATTACGAGCAAAGCTTTGGGCGACCTCCTAAGGGAATTTGGCTACCAGAGTGCGCCTATTTTGAGGGATTAGAGCGTATGTTAGCAGATGCAGGTCTGCGCTACTTCCTCACCGACGGACATGGTATCCTCTATGCTCGCCCGCGTCCACGTTTTGGTAGTTATGCTCCAATTTATACTGAGTGTGGCGTGGCTGCGTTTGGTAGAGATCATGAATCTTCGCAACAGGTCTGGTCTTCTGAAGTGGGCTATCCCGGCGCGTCGGAGTACCGGGAGTTCTATCGAGATTTAGGCTGGGATGCAGAATATGAATATATTCGCCCTTACATCATGCCCAATGGGCAAAGAAAAAATACGGGCGTAAAATATCACAAAATTACGGGGAAAGGTTTGGGGCTTAGCGAAAAGAGCCTCTACGATCCTTACTGGGCAAAGGAAAAGGCAGCGGAGCACGCAGGCAATTTTATGTACAACCGCGTGCAGCAGGTGGAGCATTTACACAATATGATGCAGCGTCCGCCTATTATTGTGTCGCCTTATGATGCTGAACTGTTTGGGCATTGGTGGTACGAAGGACCTTGGTTCATTGACTATCTGTTCCGCAAAACTTGGCATGACCAGAATACGTATGCTATGACCCATTTGGCTGATTATTTGCAAGCCTACCCTACGCAGCAGGTGTGTCGCCCTTCTCAATCGAGTTGGGGTTTCCGAGGCTTTCATGAATATTGGTTGAATGAGACGAATGCGTGGATTTATCCGCATTTACATAAGGCGGCTGAGCGGATGATTGAGCTTTCTAAGCGGGAGCCGGAGGATGAGTTGGAGTGGCGATCGCTGAATCAGGCGGCACGGGAGTTGCTGTTGGCGCAGTCGTCGGATTGGGCGTTTATTATGCGGACGGGGACAATGGTGCCGTATGCGGTGCGACGAACTAAGTCGCATTTGCAGCGGTTTAACAAGATTCGGGATGATATTTTGGCAGGGAAGATTGATTCAGGATGGTTGGAGAAAGTAGAGGCGATCGATAATATTTTCCCAGAGATAAACTATCGAGTTTATCGACCTCTATAG
- a CDS encoding DUF4912 domain-containing protein, translated as MMLPKKDAPVVAIALLLALTNAPKTFAASWNLQWVGTSANLATFPLPTSVPNGTAVKIASSSGMAAISQALKQGFEGKFPGSAIASETSDANTAIKQLLDGKVDLAAISRPLTANEKAAGLVDVPVSRDKIAVVVNANNSFKGELTDEQFAKIFRGEITNWSQIGGQPGAIRVIDRPETSDLRQSFQGYPIFAGNFATGSNAVALSQDSTDEMLKTLDANSISYATARQVLDKPGVRVISMWGTPPTDPRYPFSQPFTYVYKGQNPTPAVQSFLGYASAPEAQPAIEQAKTAAIAPVVTAPPSPASSPASSPTEGLVASPSAAVSPTTPVSPAVTPSGADQGATALVPGAEPAATDWSLPSWIWWLLPLGLLVLLLGWLFGDRRTEEDPELIAEGGSPPDLEDFGSRSTAGFADSTLGSGGAAVDYSGNTPEPGVSSFSNFAEDTPVRADNVAVPDENRFTGLWGDTSDSVPDSAGREDAPLSGDNSFSGLFGEASDMTGNDLELGDETNFGGTSDRTGMNIEGGAIAGGAAMAAGAAATAGSTFSGGTDAPVSPLTAGTNRIVLVPREPHRAHVYWEIPNAYKDAIRQKGGEHLALRLYDVTGLDLSYQTPHSVQQFDCGELARDQDIPIEQSDRDYIAEIGYLTADQRWLRMARSAVVRVPSVEGY; from the coding sequence ATGATGTTGCCAAAAAAAGATGCTCCGGTAGTTGCGATCGCACTACTGCTTGCCCTCACCAATGCCCCCAAAACCTTTGCGGCATCTTGGAATCTTCAGTGGGTAGGCACAAGCGCTAATCTTGCGACGTTTCCCCTTCCAACCAGTGTGCCCAATGGTACTGCTGTTAAAATTGCGAGTTCCAGCGGTATGGCAGCCATTAGCCAAGCGCTGAAGCAAGGATTTGAAGGGAAGTTTCCAGGTTCGGCGATCGCTTCTGAAACCAGTGATGCTAACACTGCTATTAAACAACTGCTTGATGGCAAGGTTGATTTGGCGGCAATTAGTCGCCCCCTGACCGCTAATGAAAAAGCGGCAGGGTTGGTCGATGTGCCAGTTAGCCGTGACAAGATCGCGGTTGTTGTGAATGCTAACAATTCCTTTAAAGGGGAATTGACTGACGAACAATTTGCCAAGATTTTTCGGGGTGAAATCACCAATTGGTCGCAAATTGGCGGTCAACCAGGTGCTATTCGGGTGATCGATCGCCCCGAAACCAGCGATTTACGTCAATCCTTTCAGGGCTATCCTATATTTGCTGGCAACTTTGCTACAGGTTCAAATGCAGTAGCACTATCGCAGGATAGTACCGACGAAATGCTAAAGACGCTAGACGCTAATAGCATTAGCTATGCCACCGCCAGGCAGGTTCTAGACAAACCCGGTGTGCGCGTTATTTCGATGTGGGGGACTCCTCCTACCGACCCACGCTATCCTTTTTCTCAGCCTTTCACCTACGTTTACAAAGGTCAAAACCCTACTCCAGCAGTACAATCCTTCCTCGGATATGCATCTGCTCCGGAAGCCCAACCTGCCATTGAGCAGGCAAAAACAGCAGCGATCGCCCCTGTGGTTACTGCTCCGCCATCGCCTGCCTCATCGCCTGCCTCATCGCCTACAGAGGGTTTAGTGGCAAGTCCGTCAGCAGCAGTCTCTCCGACTACTCCTGTTTCTCCAGCCGTTACCCCTTCGGGCGCAGATCAGGGTGCAACAGCACTTGTTCCAGGCGCTGAACCTGCTGCTACAGACTGGAGTTTGCCATCTTGGATTTGGTGGCTGTTGCCCCTTGGGTTGCTGGTGCTATTGCTGGGCTGGTTGTTTGGCGATCGTCGGACTGAAGAAGATCCTGAACTCATCGCCGAGGGCGGTAGTCCTCCAGATCTCGAGGACTTTGGCAGCAGGTCAACAGCCGGATTTGCAGACAGCACCTTAGGTTCAGGGGGTGCAGCAGTGGATTATTCTGGAAATACACCTGAACCTGGAGTAAGCAGTTTTTCTAACTTTGCAGAAGATACGCCTGTTAGGGCAGACAATGTCGCTGTACCAGATGAGAATAGGTTCACCGGACTGTGGGGCGATACGTCTGATTCAGTCCCAGACTCCGCAGGCAGAGAGGATGCTCCTTTGTCAGGCGATAATTCCTTCTCTGGATTATTTGGCGAGGCTTCTGACATGACAGGAAATGACCTGGAGTTGGGTGATGAGACTAACTTCGGGGGCACTTCAGATAGGACGGGTATGAATATCGAAGGAGGCGCGATCGCGGGTGGTGCGGCAATGGCGGCGGGTGCAGCGGCTACCGCTGGATCTACATTTTCAGGCGGCACAGATGCACCCGTAAGTCCGCTTACCGCAGGCACTAACCGCATCGTACTGGTTCCCCGCGAACCCCATCGTGCTCACGTTTACTGGGAAATTCCTAATGCTTACAAAGATGCCATTCGACAAAAAGGTGGCGAGCATCTGGCTCTGCGGCTGTATGACGTGACAGGACTGGATTTGAGCTATCAAACGCCCCATAGTGTCCAGCAGTTTGATTGTGGCGAACTTGCCCGTGATCAAGATATCCCAATAGAGCAAAGCGATCGCGATTACATTGCCGAGATTGGGTATCTGACGGCTGACCAACGCTGGCTTAGAATGGCGCGATCGGCAGTCGTGAGAGTGCCCTCAGTCGAAGGCTACTAA
- the gatA gene encoding Asp-tRNA(Asn)/Glu-tRNA(Gln) amidotransferase subunit GatA, translated as MASIRELHQQLITKERSAVEIAQESLDRIQALEPKLHSFLCVTADRALEQAQQVDAQIAAGEEIGWLAGIPTGIKDNMCTQGIPTTCGSKILQNFVPPYESTVTERLAAAGAVMVGKTNLDEFAMGSSTENSAYQLTANPWDLERVPGGSSGGSAAAVAGGECTIAIGSDTGGSIRQPAALCGVVGMKPTYGLVSRYGLVAYASSLDQIGPFGRSVEDAAILLGAIAGHDPKDSTSLKVEVPDYVSLLSPKLPPKFRVGVIKETFGEGLDAMVSEAVMAAIAQYEAMGAEIVEVSCPKFRYGLPTYYIIAPSEASANLARYDGVKYGFRAENPDDLMSMYTQTRAQGFGAEVKRRIMIGTYTLSAGYYDAYYIKAQKVRTLIKQDFEQAFTQVDVLVCPTTPTTAFKAGEKTNDPLSMYLSDLMTIPVNLAGLPGLSLPCGFDQQGLPIGLQIIGNVLREDLVLQAAYAYEQVTEWHKKVPVV; from the coding sequence ATGGCATCCATCCGCGAGTTGCACCAGCAACTCATTACAAAAGAACGTTCTGCTGTCGAAATTGCTCAAGAATCCTTAGATCGCATTCAGGCACTGGAGCCAAAGCTGCACAGCTTTTTATGTGTCACCGCAGACCGAGCGCTAGAGCAAGCCCAGCAGGTCGATGCCCAAATTGCCGCTGGCGAAGAAATAGGTTGGCTGGCGGGCATTCCGACTGGCATTAAAGACAATATGTGTACCCAGGGTATTCCCACTACCTGCGGTTCAAAAATTTTGCAAAACTTTGTGCCGCCTTACGAATCGACGGTAACGGAGCGGCTGGCAGCGGCTGGCGCAGTCATGGTCGGCAAAACTAATCTTGATGAGTTTGCCATGGGTAGCTCAACCGAAAATTCGGCATACCAACTGACTGCTAATCCCTGGGATCTAGAGCGCGTGCCGGGTGGCTCGTCAGGGGGATCGGCAGCAGCGGTGGCGGGAGGCGAATGCACGATCGCGATCGGCTCTGATACGGGTGGATCGATTCGGCAGCCCGCAGCGTTATGTGGTGTAGTGGGAATGAAACCGACCTATGGGTTAGTTTCCCGCTACGGACTGGTGGCGTATGCCTCTTCGTTGGATCAGATTGGGCCGTTTGGGCGATCGGTCGAAGATGCAGCCATTTTGCTAGGGGCGATCGCCGGGCATGATCCCAAAGATTCCACTAGCCTCAAAGTCGAAGTTCCCGATTATGTCAGTCTCCTGTCTCCCAAACTGCCTCCTAAGTTCCGGGTAGGCGTCATTAAAGAAACGTTTGGAGAGGGACTGGATGCCATGGTCAGCGAAGCCGTGATGGCGGCGATCGCTCAATACGAAGCAATGGGAGCAGAAATTGTCGAAGTTTCCTGTCCCAAGTTTCGTTATGGCTTACCCACTTACTACATCATTGCCCCTTCTGAAGCCTCAGCAAATCTTGCCCGATACGACGGCGTAAAGTATGGTTTCCGGGCTGAAAATCCCGATGATTTAATGTCGATGTATACCCAAACCCGTGCCCAAGGTTTTGGTGCAGAGGTGAAGCGCCGCATTATGATTGGCACCTACACCTTATCGGCAGGCTACTATGATGCTTACTACATCAAGGCACAAAAGGTGCGAACGTTGATTAAGCAAGATTTTGAGCAGGCGTTCACCCAGGTCGATGTTCTAGTTTGTCCGACAACGCCTACCACAGCGTTTAAGGCAGGTGAAAAGACGAATGATCCCTTAAGTATGTATCTGTCTGACCTGATGACGATTCCGGTCAACTTGGCAGGATTACCAGGATTAAGCTTGCCTTGCGGGTTTGATCAGCAGGGATTACCCATTGGGCTGCAAATTATTGGCAATGTGCTTCGAGAAGACTTGGTTCTGCAAGCAGCATATGCCTACGAGCAGGTGACAGAGTGGCATAAGAAAGTGCCTGTTGTTTAA
- a CDS encoding alpha/beta hydrolase gives MTQRAFDLAVQVQGKGFPILCLHGHPGSGRSMSVFTDHLSQRFTTIAPDLRGYGKSQTRQDFAMIDHLIDLEALCDRLHLDSFILLGWSLGGILALELALKFPQRVKGLIMIATAARPFGNHPPISWQDNLFTGIAGLINQVQPGWNWNIETFGKRSLFRYLIQQHTASAYQYLASEATTAFLQTSGAANRALNTALNQRYNRLAEINQIYCPTLVLAGECDRHITSQSSLETAQHLSNCQSHCYANVAHLFPWEIPGQVLADIDRWLAENLE, from the coding sequence ATGACCCAACGCGCGTTTGACCTAGCTGTTCAAGTTCAAGGAAAAGGCTTCCCGATTCTCTGCCTCCATGGGCATCCTGGCTCGGGGCGCAGCATGTCGGTGTTTACGGATCATTTATCGCAGCGGTTTACGACGATCGCTCCTGATTTACGGGGTTACGGTAAAAGCCAGACACGACAGGATTTTGCCATGATCGATCATTTGATTGATTTGGAGGCATTGTGCGATCGCCTCCATCTCGACTCGTTTATCCTGCTAGGCTGGTCGCTGGGCGGCATTTTAGCCCTGGAGCTAGCGCTCAAGTTTCCGCAACGGGTCAAGGGTCTGATCATGATTGCTACGGCTGCCAGACCCTTTGGCAACCATCCACCTATTAGTTGGCAAGATAATCTGTTCACCGGGATCGCAGGGTTGATCAATCAAGTGCAGCCCGGATGGAATTGGAATATTGAAACCTTTGGGAAGCGATCGCTCTTTCGCTATTTAATTCAACAGCATACTGCCAGCGCTTATCAATATCTTGCCAGCGAAGCTACGACTGCCTTTCTGCAAACCTCAGGTGCCGCCAATCGCGCCCTCAATACTGCTCTCAATCAGCGCTACAACCGCCTAGCAGAAATTAATCAGATTTACTGTCCTACTCTCGTGTTGGCTGGAGAGTGCGATCGTCATATTACCTCTCAGTCCAGCCTCGAAACCGCCCAGCATCTCTCTAACTGCCAATCGCACTGCTACGCTAACGTTGCCCATCTATTTCCATGGGAAATTCCTGGGCAAGTGTTAGCAGACATTGACCGATGGTTGGCAGAAAATTTGGAGTAG
- a CDS encoding DUF1816 domain-containing protein, translated as MNEIWISILESVGLAWWVEVVTSTPACTYYFGPFPNAQEAKSAKPGYIFDLEEEGAQGFQVAIKRCKPSRLTIFDESSEKSQVRRVAPSLSSSS; from the coding sequence ATGAATGAAATTTGGATCAGTATTCTTGAGAGTGTTGGTTTGGCTTGGTGGGTGGAAGTTGTTACAAGTACCCCTGCTTGTACCTACTACTTTGGACCTTTCCCTAACGCTCAAGAGGCTAAGTCTGCTAAGCCTGGTTACATTTTTGACCTAGAAGAAGAAGGTGCACAAGGGTTTCAAGTGGCAATTAAGCGCTGTAAGCCTTCCCGACTAACGATTTTTGATGAAAGTTCTGAAAAAAGCCAGGTTCGACGCGTTGCACCCAGTCTCAGCAGTTCCTCCTAA
- the rlmB gene encoding 23S rRNA (guanosine(2251)-2'-O)-methyltransferase RlmB, with product MPGKFRSPNSSDQPRRKSAPKRGDSPSDQPSFRGDRKPKASRNEDYSSEGRAVVPPKKANGSKGRVIKVRSSRDDRPSVKKPYLAKGTEQQSERRERLDRSERPERSERPERSQWQNRGDRPEMEQRSGGDRDFQAVRPVRSDRPTRGDRPNRPDQPNDRERSGGDRDFQAVRPVRSDRPAQGNRPVRSERPERSEWQNDRGGRSGGSSRGSDRRSDRGGQGGNSSPERTFKSKSFRVDRAEFDESEIQEVMPDTEPDVDLIYGRHSVLAAIEGTRHLNRIWIATKLRYDPRFHSLLSKAKANGIVVDEVEPRRLDQITQGANHQGIAAQATPYEYVDLDDLIERAKAATDQPVLVIADGITDPHNLGAIIRTAEALGAQGLVIPQRRASGITSTVVKVAAGALESLPVSRVVNINRAMEDLKNAGFWIYGAAATAAEPIDTVKFHPATVLVVGSEGDGLSLLTQQRCDVLVSIPLRGKTPSLNASVAAGMALYEVSRQRRSRIHHLETPAKDALQK from the coding sequence ATGCCTGGTAAATTTCGCAGCCCAAATTCCTCGGATCAGCCGCGTCGCAAGAGTGCGCCCAAGCGTGGAGATTCTCCGTCTGATCAGCCTTCTTTTAGGGGCGATCGCAAGCCCAAAGCTAGCCGTAACGAGGACTATAGCTCGGAGGGTCGTGCGGTTGTGCCGCCTAAAAAAGCCAATGGTTCTAAGGGGAGGGTGATCAAGGTTAGAAGTTCTAGAGACGATCGCCCAAGCGTGAAAAAACCTTATCTAGCAAAGGGAACCGAGCAGCAGAGTGAGCGGCGGGAACGCCTAGATCGATCTGAACGCCCAGAACGCTCTGAACGCCCTGAGCGTTCGCAATGGCAGAACCGAGGCGATCGTCCTGAAATGGAGCAACGCAGCGGAGGCGATCGGGATTTTCAAGCAGTTCGCCCGGTGCGCTCCGATCGCCCTACTCGCGGCGATCGCCCCAACCGTCCAGATCAACCCAATGATCGAGAACGCAGCGGAGGCGATCGGGATTTTCAAGCAGTCCGTCCGGTGCGCTCCGATCGTCCAGCCCAAGGCAATCGCCCAGTCCGCTCTGAACGTCCTGAGCGATCGGAATGGCAGAATGACCGAGGAGGTCGCTCTGGCGGCTCTAGTAGAGGCTCTGATCGGCGGAGCGATCGGGGTGGGCAAGGAGGAAATTCTTCCCCAGAGAGGACATTTAAATCCAAGTCGTTCCGTGTCGATCGCGCCGAATTTGATGAGTCTGAGATTCAAGAAGTTATGCCTGATACTGAGCCAGACGTAGATTTGATCTATGGTCGTCACAGTGTTCTGGCAGCGATCGAGGGTACGCGTCATCTCAATCGCATTTGGATTGCTACTAAGCTGCGTTACGATCCTCGGTTTCATTCACTTTTATCTAAAGCAAAAGCCAATGGGATTGTAGTTGATGAAGTCGAACCCCGTCGGTTAGACCAAATTACCCAAGGTGCTAACCACCAAGGAATTGCAGCCCAAGCAACCCCTTATGAGTACGTTGATCTTGACGACCTGATTGAACGAGCGAAGGCGGCGACCGACCAACCCGTTTTAGTCATTGCCGACGGCATTACCGATCCCCATAATCTGGGCGCAATTATCCGGACGGCGGAAGCGCTTGGGGCACAAGGATTAGTGATCCCACAACGACGCGCTTCTGGAATTACTTCTACCGTAGTCAAGGTGGCGGCGGGAGCATTGGAAAGCTTGCCAGTGTCGAGGGTGGTTAATATCAACCGAGCGATGGAAGACTTGAAAAATGCGGGTTTTTGGATCTATGGAGCAGCGGCAACGGCGGCTGAACCCATTGATACTGTTAAGTTTCATCCGGCAACTGTTTTAGTTGTGGGATCTGAGGGCGATGGGCTGAGTTTGCTAACGCAGCAGCGATGTGATGTCTTGGTTTCGATTCCGCTTCGAGGTAAAACTCCTAGTCTTAATGCTTCAGTGGCAGCCGGAATGGCGCTTTACGAAGTATCGCGTCAACGGCGATCGCGTATTCACCATCTGGAAACTCCTGCAAAAGACGCTTTGCAAAAGTAG
- a CDS encoding ribonuclease III — protein MISFNSDELQSLGSSPRLNQVSPAALAYVGDAIYELYIRTHYLLPPKRVHVYHEQVVAQVRAESQAQHLQALQPYLTHAEMEILKRGRNAASKGPKRLNPEIYQQATSLETLLGYLYLADPRRLMDLLAQLQFEEPVKING, from the coding sequence TTGATATCCTTCAATAGTGATGAACTTCAGTCCTTGGGCTCGTCTCCCCGACTGAACCAGGTTTCGCCTGCTGCCTTGGCTTACGTAGGTGACGCAATTTATGAATTGTACATTCGGACGCACTACCTTCTGCCACCCAAGCGGGTACATGTTTATCATGAGCAAGTGGTAGCTCAAGTTAGGGCTGAGAGCCAAGCACAGCATTTACAAGCGCTTCAGCCCTATCTCACCCATGCCGAGATGGAAATCCTTAAGCGAGGCAGGAATGCTGCTTCAAAAGGTCCGAAGCGACTTAACCCAGAAATTTACCAGCAGGCGACAAGTTTGGAAACCCTGCTGGGATATTTGTATCTCGCTGACCCGCGAAGATTAATGGATCTCCTGGCACAGCTTCAGTTTGAAGAACCTGTAAAAATCAACGGCTAA
- a CDS encoding STAS domain-containing protein, with the protein MQEDFIPETLTLTVSLRGTREVRDNCQLFRLAGLFDAFSEPTFRKTLDKFVEEGPKNFILDLSQIDFVDSSGLGALVQLVKKVQGVGGTLQIVSNPRVTQTVKLVRLEQFLSLQTSVDVALENLKKS; encoded by the coding sequence CTGCAGGAGGACTTTATTCCTGAAACACTTACCCTAACCGTTAGTTTAAGAGGCACACGCGAAGTTAGGGACAATTGCCAACTATTTCGTCTTGCTGGATTGTTCGATGCTTTCTCTGAGCCAACATTCCGCAAGACGCTAGATAAATTTGTGGAGGAAGGTCCTAAGAACTTTATTCTTGACCTCTCCCAGATTGATTTTGTCGATAGTTCTGGATTAGGTGCCTTAGTTCAACTCGTCAAAAAGGTTCAGGGCGTTGGAGGGACTCTCCAAATCGTCTCCAATCCGCGTGTTACTCAAACCGTTAAGCTCGTTCGTCTAGAGCAGTTTTTGTCTCTACAGACTTCGGTTGATGTAGCGCTTGAGAATCTCAAGAAGAGCTAA
- the radC gene encoding DNA repair protein RadC, translating into MTYSVRVADLPTTERPRERLQAQGARSLATAELIAILLGTGQGAGKLSAVGLGQHILHTLSTNQRDPLAVLRDVSVGELTQILGVGPAKATTILAAIELGKRVLHSRPAERAVVDDPAIAAAVLSQDLMWQTQEKFAVLLLDIKHRLVGTQIISIGTATETIAHPRDIFREVIRQGAVRVIVAHNHPSGILEPSAEDLALTKQLLAGGQLLGIPLLDHLILGNGNHCSLRQTTALWQGVEER; encoded by the coding sequence ATGACCTATTCTGTCCGGGTTGCCGACCTACCCACCACCGAACGACCTCGCGAGCGGCTGCAAGCACAAGGAGCCAGGAGCTTAGCGACAGCAGAATTAATTGCAATTTTGCTAGGGACAGGACAAGGAGCCGGGAAGCTTTCGGCAGTTGGACTAGGGCAGCATATTTTACATACGCTAAGCACCAATCAACGCGATCCGTTAGCAGTGCTGCGGGACGTTAGTGTTGGAGAACTCACGCAGATATTAGGAGTAGGGCCTGCCAAAGCCACCACAATTTTGGCAGCGATCGAGCTAGGCAAGCGGGTGCTTCATTCTCGTCCGGCAGAACGAGCAGTAGTAGATGATCCGGCGATCGCAGCGGCAGTTCTCAGTCAAGACTTGATGTGGCAAACCCAAGAAAAGTTCGCGGTGCTGCTGCTAGACATTAAGCATCGACTGGTTGGCACCCAAATCATTAGCATTGGCACTGCAACAGAAACGATCGCCCATCCGCGAGATATTTTTCGGGAGGTGATCCGGCAAGGCGCAGTGCGGGTCATCGTGGCACACAATCATCCCTCTGGCATCCTCGAGCCTAGCGCTGAAGATTTGGCGTTGACCAAACAGCTTTTAGCAGGAGGTCAGCTTTTAGGCATTCCGCTGCTCGATCATTTAATTTTAGGCAATGGCAACCATTGCAGCCTGCGGCAAACGACAGCTTTGTGGCAAGGGGTAGAGGAGAGATAA